The genomic interval ACCCAGACCGGCCTTGTCGCCATTTTCGAGAATTTCGATGCGGTCATGCAGACGAAATGGCCGCGTGATATAGATCAGCGCCGCACAGAAAATGTTCGACAGCACGCTCCAGGCGGCAAAGAAGGCGACGGCGGCGACGGTCACGAAGCCCGTGATGGCCGACCAGAACACCATGCTCGAAACGCCGAAGCGTTCGAGTATCAGCAGTACCGCGCTGCCGAAAATCAGGAAGGTGCTGGTGCGGCGGCCGGCGATGACCAGCTCCAGCGGCAACTTGCGCACTTCACCCAGACGAAAAATCAGGCGATGCACCAGGGCGCGCAGCAGCACCGCGAGAAAAATGATGAGGACGATCTGAACGCCGAGCGTCAGCGGACCGATCCAGGAAGCATCCAGTCCGGGAAACAAATCTTTCATGGCCGAAGCACTGTCCATGGCAACTCCGTCCCTCTCATCGACGAGGGGCACATGGCGCGGCTGAAGACAACCGCGCATCGAAACCAACTATTTGATGTTTAACGATATTTTAAAGCAGATTGTTTGCTCGAGCCCATCATTCTGCCCGCCTCCCGGTGGCTTGACAAGCGAGCGCCCCCCTTGGCGAGCAATGTTCGGCACCCGCCAAGGGTGGCTTACCACTGCCCAATTTGGGCACCGCGAGACACAAATACCATGTTATAAGAATGGTCTTGCTCTATACATAGAGAGGAGATAGGCAGTGGTTGCCCGTTTTTGTTTCACATTCAGCTCTCAGGAAAGGAAATTCCAATGAAACCCGCATTCAACACCCTGCTTGGCGCCGCCGTCAGCGCCATTTTCATGGTCTCGTCCGCTCAGGCTTTCGACGAAAACGCCGCCAGGGCGCTGGCCAAGAAGAACGACTGCTTCAAGTGCCACGCCGTCGACAAAACCAAGAAGGGCCCCTCGTACAAGAAGATCGCCGCGAAATACAAGGGACGTGCCGATGCGGAAGAAAAAATCGTTCTGAACATTACCACCGGCCCGAAAGTGAAGCTTGAAGACGGTTCCGAAGAAGACCACAAGATCATCGAAACCAAGGACAAGGCCGAAATGAAGAATCTGATCGACTGGATTCTTTCGCTTTAAGTACCAAGCACCGGCAGCAGAAACCGACAACGGGGCGCAGCCACCGGCCGTCGCTCCCAACCGAACACACAGGGGATTGGGGGAGGAAATGATGAAGTCTCTGAGACATTTGCTGGCGCTGGCGGCAGCGCTCGGCCTGCTGGGAAGCGGCCTCTCGGGCGCCGCCTTCGCCGCCGACGCGGACGACGCCAAGGAAACGCCCAAGGATCTGATTCTGAAGGGCGACGCCAAATGTACCGGCTGCCACGACGAGGCCGACGACACCAAGCCGACGATGCTCGACCTGAAGCCGTCCGTACTCGCGATCGGCAAAACCAAGCACGGCACCCGTGCCGACGGCCGCACGCCGACCTGTACCGACTGCCACGGCGAAAGCGAACAGCACGTCAGCCACAAGGGCAGCGGCAAACCGCCCAAGGCCGACCGCACTTTCGGCAAGCAGAGCCAGACGCCGGTCGAAGCCCGCAACAGCGCCTGCCTGACCTGCCACCAGCGAAGCGGCAAGCACATGAACTGGCTGTCGAGCACGCACGCCAACCGCGACGTGGCCTGCACCTCCTGTCACACGGTGCACTCGGCCCACGACAAGGTGCGCGACAAGAAGACGCAGACCGAAGTCTGCTACACCTGCCACAAGGAACAACGCAACCAGATGAACCGTCCGTCGCACCACCCGGTGCCGGAAGGACAGATGGCCTGCACCTCCTGCCACGACGTGCATAACGACAATCCGAAGGCGCTCATCAAGAGCAGCACCAACGCCACCTGCTACACCTGCCACATGGAAAAGCGCGGCCCGTTCGTGCATCCCCACCAGCCGGTGTCCGAGGATTGCGGCATCTGCCACCAGCCGCACGGCACGACGGCGGCCAACCTGCTGAAGACCCGACCGCCCTTCCTGTGCCAGAGCTGCCACGACCCGGCCTCGCACCACGGCCAGCTCGTGGGTCTGCCGACCGGACCCGGCAGCAGCCAGTTCCAGACCGTGGGCAGGGGCTGCACGAACTGCCACACCAACATCCACGGCAGCAACAGCACGTCGAACTCCGCAACCGTGCAGCACTTCCGTCGCTAAACACAGGAGGCGATCATGAAAATCAAACACAGACACTTCCGCCTGACCGCCGTCGCCGCCGCGCTGACGGCGATGTCCGGCGGCGCGCTGGCCGACGACGAAGTGACCGAACTCATCGAACCCGAGAGCACGATTTCCATCGGCGTCGGCAACTGGTCGGGCGAACGCAAGCAGCCGGGCGTCTATGACGGCATGCAGGCGGGCAAAACGTATGGCCTGATCGACGCCGAGATCGTCAAGCGGGACAACGAAACCGGCACCTGGTACAGGCTCACGATCGACGACCTGGGCCTCGACAACCGCGAAATCTCGGCCGAATACCTGCGCCAGGGCAACCTCGGCATCAAGCTGGACTATGACCGCATTTCCCGCGACGATCCGAAGACCATCCTCACCAACCTCCGGGGAGCCGGCACCGCCGTCCAGACCACCAACACCGGCGGCGCCATCTACGATCCGAAACTGGGCACCGTGCGCGAGCAAACCGGCCTGTCCATCTACAAGAAGCTGCTGCCCGGCCTGGAGTTCAACCTGAACTTCAGGAACGAGGAGAAAACCGGCCAGCGCCAGTGGAGCAAGGGTTCGGCCATCGACTTCACCGTCGAGCCCATCGACGCCAACACGCGCCAACTGGAAGCCAGCCTGGGCTACGCCACCCAGGAATTCCAGATCCAGGGCGGCTACTATGGCAGTTGGTACGACAACCAGTACAAACAGGTCGTCGTCGACACCAACAACTACATGTCGGTGCCGCTGGACAACCAGGCCCACCAGCTTTTCCTGAACGGCGGCTACAACTTCACCAAGAGCACGCGCGGCACCTTCAAGCTGGAGTATTCGCGGGCCAGCCAGAACGACACCTTGCTCCGCTCTCCCGACACGATCGCCGGCGCGCCCGACAAGCTGGATGCCAAGGTGGTCACCACCCTCGCCCAGCTCGGCCTGACCTCCCGGCCGATCAAGGATCTGACGCTCAACGCCAACCTGCGTTACCACGACCTGAAGGACAAGACACCCGTCGC from Sterolibacterium denitrificans carries:
- a CDS encoding mechanosensitive ion channel family protein, which encodes MDSASAMKDLFPGLDASWIGPLTLGVQIVLIIFLAVLLRALVHRLIFRLGEVRKLPLELVIAGRRTSTFLIFGSAVLLILERFGVSSMVFWSAITGFVTVAAVAFFAAWSVLSNIFCAALIYITRPFRLHDRIEILENGDKAGLGGEVLDINPIYTTLQETSAADAGGQPSRLKVPNSLFFQRIIRVRPCDEA
- a CDS encoding c-type cytochrome; its protein translation is MKPAFNTLLGAAVSAIFMVSSAQAFDENAARALAKKNDCFKCHAVDKTKKGPSYKKIAAKYKGRADAEEKIVLNITTGPKVKLEDGSEEDHKIIETKDKAEMKNLIDWILSL
- a CDS encoding DmsE family decaheme c-type cytochrome, with product MKSLRHLLALAAALGLLGSGLSGAAFAADADDAKETPKDLILKGDAKCTGCHDEADDTKPTMLDLKPSVLAIGKTKHGTRADGRTPTCTDCHGESEQHVSHKGSGKPPKADRTFGKQSQTPVEARNSACLTCHQRSGKHMNWLSSTHANRDVACTSCHTVHSAHDKVRDKKTQTEVCYTCHKEQRNQMNRPSHHPVPEGQMACTSCHDVHNDNPKALIKSSTNATCYTCHMEKRGPFVHPHQPVSEDCGICHQPHGTTAANLLKTRPPFLCQSCHDPASHHGQLVGLPTGPGSSQFQTVGRGCTNCHTNIHGSNSTSNSATVQHFRR